In Oryza sativa Japonica Group chromosome 2, ASM3414082v1, the following are encoded in one genomic region:
- the LOC4328417 gene encoding biotin--protein ligase 2 isoform X1 yields the protein MRFPVRLSPPATAAAATAGAVLAAVALRRYLRTRSSMATSAHRRGSAGGITLVVSGKSTEDQHLLAAAGGALVLGEGDSVEDITVSLDSGAGAGAGAGFDAGAYMAALRASRFGRWMLWSPRLASTHDLVTQNFAKLPVGVVCVADVQFKGRGRSKNVWESPPGCLMFSFTSQMEDARKLPLMQYVVCLAMTEAIKELCCAKNHGYFSELDHLCGSNQGLSELDVKIKWPNDLYLKGLKVGGILCTSSYQPKVYNICTGIGLNVDNEEPTTCLNAALKEMNANLPTLKREDILASFFNKFEVLFEIFTNEGFQALEEQYYNSWLHSGQKVVVQDGPEAQHADSVVTIQGLTPAGYLYAIGEDGKSYELHPDGNSFDFFAGLVRRKMET from the exons atgcGTTTCCCCGttcgcctctcgccgccggccaccgcggcggccgccacggCCGGCGCCGTCCTGGCCGCCGTCGCTCTCCGCAGGTACCTGCGCACCCGCTCCTCCATGGCCACGTCGGCGcaccggcgcggcagcgccGGTGGAATCACCCTCGTGGTCTCCGGCAAGTCCACGGAGGACCAGcatctcctcgccgccgccggcggcgcgctcgTTCTAGGGGAGGGCGACTCCGTCGAGGATATCACCGTGTCGCTCGActccggcgcgggcgcgggcgcgggcgcgggcttCGACGCCGGCGCTTACATGGCGGCGCTCCGGGCGTCCCGCTTCGGGAGGTGGATGCTCTGGTCGCCCAGGCTGGCCTCCACGCACGACCTCGTGACGCA GAATTTCGCCAAGCTTCCGGTGGGCGTCGTCTGCGTCGCCGACGTGCAGTTCAAAGGGAGAG GTCGTTCAAAGAATGTGTGGGAATCACCACCAGGATGTCTCATGTTCTCCTTCACTTCACAGATGGAGGATGCACGGAAACTGCCTCTTATGCAGTACGTTGTCTGCCTTGCCATGACCGAAGCCATCAAAGAACTGTGTTGTGCTAAG AATCATGGATATTTTTCTGAGCTTGACCATCTTTGTGGTTCAAATCAGGGGCTTTCAGAACTTGATGTTAAAATAAAATGGCCCAATGATCTCTATCTGAAAGGGCTAAAAGTTGGTGGCATTCTTTGTACTTCGTCTTATCAACCAAAAGTATACAATATTTGCACCG GTATTGGTTTAAATGTTGACAATGAGGAGCCTACAACATGTTTGAATGCTGCACTGAAAGAAATGAATGCTAATTTGCCCACATTGAAACGTGAAGACATACTGGCATCATTCTTCAATAAATTTGAAGTTCTTTTTGAGATCTTTACAAATGAAG GATTTCAGGCGCTTGAGGAACAGTACTACAATTCATGGCTTCATAG TGGACAGAAGGTCGTTGTGCAGGATGGGCCTGAAGCCCAGCATGCAGACAGTGTGGTTACTATTCAG GGGTTGACACCAGCTGGGTACTTGTATGCTATTGGCGAGGATGGCAAAAGCTATGAGTTGCACCCTGATGGAAACAG CTTTGATTTCTTTGCAGGGTTAGTGCGAAGGAAGATGGAAACGTAG
- the LOC4328418 gene encoding thiosulfate/3-mercaptopyruvate sulfurtransferase 1, mitochondrial translates to MAQDDSVVSAQWLHEHLGQPDVKVLDASWYMPVEKRDPWQEYQVAHIPGALFFDIDGIVDLTTDLPHMLPSQEAFAAAVSALDIKNHDKVIVYDGKGFFSAPRVWWMFRVYGHNKIWVLDGGLPQWRTSGFVLESSTPGDAVQKTKAANSVVERIYNGQLASDVTFQTEFQPHIFWTLEKVKHNMDAQSHQVVDARSKGRFDGVAPEPREGVRSGHIPGTKCVPFLEMFDDAPMLLPADEIRKKFEQAGISLDRPIVVTCGSGVTACILALGLYRIGKQDIPVYDGSWTEWEALPDHDYPKVTSNGS, encoded by the exons ATGGCGCAGGATGATTCGGTTGTTTCTGCTCAGTGGCTGCATGAGCACTTAGGGCAGCCTGATGTTAAG GTGCTGGATGCTTCCTGGTACATGCCTGTAGAGAAGAGGGATCCATGGCAAGAATACCAG GTGGCCCATATCCCTGGTGCGCTGTTCTTCGACATAGATGGCATAGTTGACCTGACAACTGAT TTGCCACACATGCTGCCATCACAAGAGGCTTTTGCAGCCGCAGTTTCTGCGCTCGATATAAAAAACCATGATAAAGTTATTGTTTATGATGGAAAGGGATTTTTCAGTGCACCTCGTGTATGGTG GATGTTCAGAGTTTATGGACACAATAAAATTTGGGTGTTAGATGGAGGTTTACCTCAGTGGCGAACTTCTGGATTTGTTCTTGAGAGTAGCACCCCTGGTGATGCAGTTCAGAAAACTAAAGCTGCTAACAGTGTTGTTGAAAGGATTTATAATGGTCAACTG gcaagtgatgtaacaTTTCAGACTGAATTTCAGCCTCATATATTCTGGACACTAGAAAAG GTTAAACATAACATGGATGCACAGTCTCACCAAGTCGTTGATGCCCGATCAAAGGGCAG ATTTGATGGTGTAGCACCAGAACCACGGGAAGGAGTAAGAAGTGGACATATCCCAGGGACAAAATGTGTTCCATTCCTTGAG ATGTTTGATGATGCACCAATGCTTCTCCCTGCAGATGAGATCCGTAAAAAGTTTGAGCAAGCAG GGATATCCCTTGATCGCCCCATTGTAGTCACTTGTGGATCTGGTGTAACTGCCTGCATACTTGCTTTG GGACTCTATAGAATTGGGAAGCAAGATATTCCAGTTTATGATGGATCTTGGACAGAATGGGAAGCTCTACCGGATCATGATTATCCAAAAGTTACCTCCAATGGTTCTTAA
- the LOC4328417 gene encoding biotin--protein ligase 2 isoform X2 has product MRFPVRLSPPATAAAATAGAVLAAVALRRYLRTRSSMATSAHRRGSAGGITLVVSGKSTEDQHLLAAAGGALVLGEGDSVEDITVSLDSGAGAGAGAGFDAGAYMAALRASRFGRWMLWSPRLASTHDLVTQNFAKLPVGVVCVADVQFKGRGRSKNVWESPPGCLMFSFTSQMEDARKLPLMQYVVCLAMTEAIKELCCAKGLSELDVKIKWPNDLYLKGLKVGGILCTSSYQPKVYNICTGIGLNVDNEEPTTCLNAALKEMNANLPTLKREDILASFFNKFEVLFEIFTNEGFQALEEQYYNSWLHSGQKVVVQDGPEAQHADSVVTIQGLTPAGYLYAIGEDGKSYELHPDGNSFDFFAGLVRRKMET; this is encoded by the exons atgcGTTTCCCCGttcgcctctcgccgccggccaccgcggcggccgccacggCCGGCGCCGTCCTGGCCGCCGTCGCTCTCCGCAGGTACCTGCGCACCCGCTCCTCCATGGCCACGTCGGCGcaccggcgcggcagcgccGGTGGAATCACCCTCGTGGTCTCCGGCAAGTCCACGGAGGACCAGcatctcctcgccgccgccggcggcgcgctcgTTCTAGGGGAGGGCGACTCCGTCGAGGATATCACCGTGTCGCTCGActccggcgcgggcgcgggcgcgggcgcgggcttCGACGCCGGCGCTTACATGGCGGCGCTCCGGGCGTCCCGCTTCGGGAGGTGGATGCTCTGGTCGCCCAGGCTGGCCTCCACGCACGACCTCGTGACGCA GAATTTCGCCAAGCTTCCGGTGGGCGTCGTCTGCGTCGCCGACGTGCAGTTCAAAGGGAGAG GTCGTTCAAAGAATGTGTGGGAATCACCACCAGGATGTCTCATGTTCTCCTTCACTTCACAGATGGAGGATGCACGGAAACTGCCTCTTATGCAGTACGTTGTCTGCCTTGCCATGACCGAAGCCATCAAAGAACTGTGTTGTGCTAAG GGGCTTTCAGAACTTGATGTTAAAATAAAATGGCCCAATGATCTCTATCTGAAAGGGCTAAAAGTTGGTGGCATTCTTTGTACTTCGTCTTATCAACCAAAAGTATACAATATTTGCACCG GTATTGGTTTAAATGTTGACAATGAGGAGCCTACAACATGTTTGAATGCTGCACTGAAAGAAATGAATGCTAATTTGCCCACATTGAAACGTGAAGACATACTGGCATCATTCTTCAATAAATTTGAAGTTCTTTTTGAGATCTTTACAAATGAAG GATTTCAGGCGCTTGAGGAACAGTACTACAATTCATGGCTTCATAG TGGACAGAAGGTCGTTGTGCAGGATGGGCCTGAAGCCCAGCATGCAGACAGTGTGGTTACTATTCAG GGGTTGACACCAGCTGGGTACTTGTATGCTATTGGCGAGGATGGCAAAAGCTATGAGTTGCACCCTGATGGAAACAG CTTTGATTTCTTTGCAGGGTTAGTGCGAAGGAAGATGGAAACGTAG